TCAGATTATCTTGGGAAAGATTTTCTTTAAAAGCAGTTTCCTTAAATTCCTTATAATTGGGAGTAATTGAAGTTGCACCTTCATATTTTTTCCATTCTACACTTTTAGGATCAACCATAAGAAATTTATCTTTCCTTTTTGCTTCTTTAACTATCCATGCACAAAAACTTTCAGATAAAAACATACCTTTAGCATAATCAGAAAGAATTACCCCATCAACTTCCTGAAGAATTTCTTCATAAATTTCTTGAAATTTTTTTTCTAAATTTTTACTAATAGGTTTCCTCTCCTCTTTATCTATACGAAGAAGTTGTTGAGATTGAGCAATTACTCTTGTTTTAATAGTAGTAGGACGAGAATTCTCTTCTAAAATACCTTTTATTCCTATTCCCTCTTTTTTAGCAAGATCCTTTAAAATTTTACCGTGCTCATCCCTTCCCACAACTCCCATCAATTCAACTTTAACTTTAAGACCTCTTAAGTTTGCAGCAACATTGGCTGCTCCACCTAAACTAAAATAGATTTCTTTTAAATCAAACACCGGAACCGGGGCTTCTGGAGAAATTCTATTAACCTCTCCCACAAAGTATCTATCAAGAATACAATCCCCTATAACAAGAAGTTTTACATTCTTGAGTTTTTCTTCAATTTTTTCTAAAGAAAAAGACTGCATTTTTATTTTGCTTCTTTAAGAATCTTTTCTTGAAAAGGCATATTTTCTAATAATGGTAATCCTGCTAATTCTCTTATTCTTCTTTCTATTTCTTGAGCTAAATCTTTCCTCTCTTTAAGAAGTTTTCTCACACTTTCTCTTCCTTGTCCTAACCTTTCTTCTTTTCCATCAAATTTATAAGTATACCAAGCCCCACTTCTTTCAATAATCCCCATAGCTAATCCAAGATCAATTAATTCTGCTTCTTTAGAAATTCCTTCTCCAAAGTAAATATCAAATTCAACTTCTTTAAAAGGTGGAGCAAGTTTATTCTTAACAATTTTTACTTTTACTCTATGACCTAAGGTTTCTGATCCTTCTTTTATAGTAGAAATTTTCTTTATTTCTAATCTTAAGGAAGCAAAAAATTTAAGTGCCATGCCTCCAGGTGTAGTCTCAGGAGGTCCCCCAAAGGTATTTATTCCTATTTTCATACGAGTTTGATTTATAAAAACTACAGCAGTATTACTTTTAGAAATAGCAGATGTCAACTTTCTCATAGCTTTTGACATAAGACGAGCCTGAGATCCTACTTGTTGATCTTCCATTTCCCCTTCTAATTCTGCTTTTGGAACAAGAGCAGCTACAGAATCTACGACTACAATATCAACTGCTCCACTTCTTATTAAGATTTCTGCAATATCTAAAGCTTCTTCTCCTGTAGTTGGTTGAGAGATAAGTAAATCTTCAACCTTTACACCCAATTTTTTAGCATAATTCACATCGAGAGCATGTTCTGCATCGATAAAAGCTGCAACTCCTCCCAATTTTTGAGCGGAAGCTACCATATGAAGAGCTAAGGTAGTTTTTCCAGAAGCCTCTGCTCCGTAAATTTCAGTAATCCTACCTCTTGGTATTCCACCAATTCCTGTTGCAATATCAAGACTTAATGAACCTGTTGGAATGGTGCTTACTTCAATCTTTTTTTCACTCTCCCCTAAACGCATTATTGAACCTTTCCCAAATTGCTTTTCAATCTGGGAAATAGCTGCTTCTATAGCTTTTTTCTTATCAAACTCTTTTTCTACCATTTTCATAAATTTCCCCTCCTAAAAATTTAAGTTATTTTAAATCATACCATAAAAATTCTTCATTAAAAAGTCAAGTTTGGTTTTATTAAATGTAAATAGTAAAATAAAAAATTATGGAAAAAAATCCTTGGTTTGATAAATGGGCTAAAAAGGCTAAAGAAAAGGGATATCCTGCTCGCTCTGTATTTAAACTTATGGAAATACAAGAAAAATACAAAATCATTCAAAAGGGAGATATAGTTTTAGATTTAGGAGCATCTCCTGGATCATGGTCTAAATATGCTTTAAGTATTGTGGGAGAAAAAGGAAAAGTGATTGGGATTGATATCTTACCTATAAAAATAAGCCATCCTAATTTTTATTTTCTTCAAAAAGATGTTTTTGAATTAGAAGAAAATGATTTTAAAAACTTGGGAATAGAAAAGGTTGATGTCCTCTTAAGCGATATGGCACCAAAAACAACAGGAGATAAATTCGGAGATCATGTGAGATCTGTGAGACTTGCTGAAAAAGCTTTAGAAATAGCAAAAAATTATTTAAAAGAAGGTGGTTCTTTTGTAGTAAAGGTTTTTGAAGGAGAAAAAATACCTATTTTAAAAAGGCAAATTGAAAAATACTTCAAAAGTGTTAAATTTTTTAAACCTAAAAGCTCAAGAAAAGAAAGTAAAGAAATTTTTATTATAGCTCAAGGATTTAAAAAATACCTTTTAAAAAGGGGATAGATTGAAAATTCTTCATTCCTCAGATTGGCATTTAGGGAAAAGTTTATTTGGAAAAAAATTAATAGATGAACAGGCACTCTTTTTTGAAAAAACTTTTTTCCCTTTGGTAAAGGATGTAAAACCTGATATTTTGATAATTACAGGAGATATAATCGATAAACCAAATCCTGATCTGGAAACTTTAAAACTTCTTTCTGAAATTCTTTTCTGGTTATTTAAAGAAAAAATCCCCTCTCTGTTTATTCTCGGAAATCATGATTCCAAAAGAATTACTTTATTTAAGGAATTTTTAAAACAAAATTATTTATATATGATTGATAATCTTTATCATTTTAAAGCTCCCTTTATTTGGGAAGATGAAAAGGGTGAAAAAATTTATTTTTACATTTTACCCTATCTTCCTCTTTATGAATTTAAGGAAAATATTGAAATATTTTGGGGAAAGGAAAATAAAATTGTTGTAGATTTTTTTGTTAAAAAATCTCAACTTCTTTTAAAAGACTTAGTAGAGCTCCTTTTAAATTTAACTAAAGATAATTTTTATAGACCTGCTATAGCTCTTGGACATTTTGCAATAGAAAAAGGGATCTTTACTGGAGAAGAAATATCTCTTAAATTTATGGGTTTAGAAGAGGTATTTCCTTTGGAACTTTTTAAAAATTTTGATTTTCTTCTTTTAGGACATCTTCATAGACTTCAAAAGGTATCTTCAAAGGTTTTTTATTCTGGATCTATCCTTCCTTATAGTTTTGAAGAATCGGTTCACAAAAAGGGAGTTTGGTTTTTTGAAATAAAAAATAGTGTATTAGTAAAGGAAGAACCTATTTATCTTTCCCCATCCTTTGAAATGAAAATTGTAAAAGGTTATTTTAAGGATTTAATAAACTCTCCTAAGGATGAAGCTTATATAAAGATAATCCTAAAAGACGAAGAACCTGTTTTACATCCCTTTGAAAGATTAAAAACCGTTTTTCCTAATCTTTTATTATTAGAATATGAAGATAAAAAAACAGAAATTTCTTCTTTTAGTAAGGATTTTATAATGGAAGAATTTTTAGAAAGCAAAAAAATGGAACTGAATGAGGAAGAGCTTTTTAAAAAATTTTACAAATATATAGAAGAAAAGGAGATCGAAGATAAATTATTTGAAGCTTTCAAAAAGTATTTAAAAGAATTTAAAGAAAACCAAAAGGAGGTGAAATCATGGCCATAAAAGCTATAGTAGCAGGTGCTGCAGGAAGAATGGGTAAAACTATTATTAATTTAATATTTCAAAATCCGCAAATAGATCTGATTGCTGCTTTTGAACATCCTGAAAATCCTGCAGTAGGAAGGGATGTAGGAGAAGTAGTAGGACTTCCTAAAACAGGAATAATAGTTGAAGATTCCTTAGAGAAAGTTATAGAAAAAGGTGATGTAATTATTGATTTTACTTTTCACAAAGCCTCTTTAGAACATGCAAGAATAAATGCTAAATATGGAAAAGCTATGGTAATTGGAACAACCGGTTTTTCTAAAGAGGAGCTTGCTGAGGTTCACGAGCTTGCTAAAAAACATTTTCCTTTGGTTCAAGACTATAATATGAGTATGGGAGTTAATCTTTTAGTAAAATTGGTTGAATTAACTGCTAAAGTGCTTTCTGAAGGTTATGACATAGAAATAATTGAAGCTCATCATAGAATGAAAAAGGATGCTCCAAGTGGAACAGCTTTAAAACTTGCTAATGCCATAGCTACTGTTCTTGGGAGATCTGATAAAGATTTCAGATTCTGCAGAGAAGGTATCATAGGAGAAAGAAAAGAAACAGAGATCGGAATACAAACTATAAGAGGAGGAGATATAGTAGGAGAACATACAGTTCTTTTTGCAGGAATTGGAGAAAGAATAGAACTTACCCATAGAGCTAGTAGTCGTGAAACCTTTGCTCGTGGAGCACTTAAGGCTGCTTTATGGGTTGTAGGAAAACCTCCCGGAGTTTATAATATGCATGATGTTTTAGGTTTAAAAAACTTATAAATTTTGGGAATCTATGGAAGAAAAAACTTGCCCTTCAGCTGAATTATTTTTTAAAAGAGAATTTAAAAAACATACAGGAATAAAGGATATTCGTTTTGTCTTAGCTATCGGGAGTGGTAAAGGTGGTGTAGGAAAAACAACAGTTTCTGCTATTTTATCCCTTGCTCTAAAAAAAGCTGGCTATTTAGTAGGAGTTTTTGATCTTGATTTTTATGGACCAAATTTACATCTTGTATTAGGTGTCAATAAAAAACCTATGGTAGAATTTGGAAAAATTAAACCTGTAAGTTCTGATAATATAAAAATTTTAAGTTTAGCTTTAATGATTGCAGAGAAAGAGCCTATCTTTATGAGAGGTCTTATGGCTTCTAAATTGCTTCAGGAACTTCTTCAAAAGGTAGAATGGGGTCCCCTTGATTTTCTAATTCTTGATTTACCTCCTGGCACAGGGGATATATTTCTTACCATGCTTGATTTTTTTAATCCTGAAGGATTTATATTAATAACCACTCCACATAAATTAGCTCTTTCAGATGCAAAAAGAACCCTTTCTATCCTAAAAGAAAAAATGGTTCCTATTTTGGGAGTAGTTAAAAATATGGCTGATTTTTTTGAAGATGAAACCTCCTTTCAAGATTTTTTGAATGAGCAAAAATTAAATGTTTTATTTGAAATCCCTGTATTAAAAGAGCTTTCAAAAACAGAAAATTTAACAGAAGTTTTTGAATCTTCTGAAAAACAAAAATTTTTAGAAACCATTGCTGAAAAGGTGCTTGATAAAGTTTTTAGAATTAAGTAATATTGATGGCTTATACAGATATTTATAAAAATTTAGTAGAAGCTGGTCTTTCTTTAGCAAGAGCAAAAAGACTAAAAAGGGTTTGTGTGGGAATTCATTATACTATGGTTGAAATTGAAAGAGGAGGTGTAGGTTTAGCCTATACCTTCTTGCAAGAAGTAAAAAAATGTTGTGAATTGAGAAACGAAATTACTTTTTGGAAAAGCTCTGCAGATATGGTAGTAAAAGGTTATTTATCAGGCAATCCTATAGAAGAAGTGATCGGTCTTGCTACTATAAATGCTGTTTTTAACCATAAAAAAGACTTTTTAAAAGATGCTATTCCTGGAGATGTATTTTCAGAAATTAAGTTAAACAGTAAAGATGAGATTTTAATGATTGGATATTTTGAACCTCTTTTCAAAAAACTTGAAGGAAAAGTAGAAAAAATTTGGGTAATAGATAAACCCCTTGAAGAAACAAGTTTAAAGATTTCTGATATAAGTGATAAAATAAAATTAGCTATAATAACATCTTCAACCTTAGTAAATAAAACGCTCCACTCAGTTTTAGAAAATTTGGAAAGTGTTCCTGAAATCCTTTTAATAGGTCCTACAACTCCTTTAAATCCTGAAGTATTTAGATTTACACCTATAACATGGCTTTGTGGAAGTATAGTAAGAGATCCTGAACTTTTATTTAGAATGGTTTGCGAAGGAAAGGGAGCAACTTCTTTCTTTAAAAGTGGTGTTCTTGAAAAGATCAATATAAGGGTTAAAAAATGAATAAATTAAAATACCTTAGTTCTCAATATCTTTTACCTTTTTTCTTATGGATACTTTTAAGTTTTAGATTCTATCCTTCAGATATCTCAAAAACCCTTCTTCATTCAGGAAAAATTTTTATAGGTTGTGGTCTTTATGGATTAGGAATGACTATAATAATTAATGGACTTTTAACAAAATTTGCTAAAAAAACTTTGACCAGAGATAGCTTTATCAAAATTGCCCTTTGGTTAGCTGTAATTACTGCTTTGGCTGCAAGTCTTGAATTTTATTTTGGATTGAGAAAGTGATTGGTATATTTGATTCTGGTCTTGGTGGTTTAACAGTTGTAAAGGAAATATTAAATAAGTTACCTCAATATAAAATCATTTATTTTGGTGATACTGCAAGAACTCCCTATGGAACTAAAAGCGCAGAAACGGTAAAACGTTATGCCATAGAAAATACTAAATTTTTATTGGAAAGGGGTGCCAAAATTATTGTAGTTGCTTGTCACACTGTATCAAGTACAGCTATACCTGTTCTTAAAGAAAAATTCCCAAATATACCCTTTTTTGAAGTAGTAACTCCTTCATTTAAAAAGGCTTTAAAACTTACTAAAAATAAAAAAATTGGTCTTATAGGAACAAGAACTACTGTTGAAAGTGGAATCTATGATCAATTGTTTTCTCAAGCTGATTCTGAAATAAAATTATATTCAAATCCAGCCCCTCTTCTTGTTCCACTTATTGAAGAAGGTTGGCTAAAAAAACCAGAAACAAGAAAAATTGTTAAAAAATACTTAATTCCTCTTAAAATGAAAGGAATTGACACCCTTATTTTAGGGTGTACCCATTATCCATTAATAAAGAAAGTTATTCAAGAAAAAGCAGGAAAAAGGATTAAACTTGTTGATCCTTCGGAAGAGATAGCTTTAGAAGTGAAAAATTTCATTGAAAATACTCCAGAATTAGCTAAGGAACTTCAAGAAAATGGTGAACCAGAAATTTATGTTTCAGATATTACTCCCAATTTTGAAAAAATTGCTAAATTATTTTTAGGAAGACCTATAAAATTAAAAAAAGTAAATTTAGAATGAGGCAGAATATGGGATACATTGTTGAAATGGGAGAAATTTATTTAGCTGGAAATTATAAAAGAGAAAAACTTGCATTTGTAAAAGGCTCTGGAACAAGATTATTTACTGAAGACGGTGAAGAATATTTAGATTTTACTTCAGGAATAGCAGTTTGCAATCTTGGGCATGCAAATCAAGAACTAATAAAAGAATTAAATACTCAAGCAGAGCTTCTTTGGCATACTTCAAATCTTTATTATGTTTCACCTCAAGCTAAACTTGCTAAAAAACTCGTAGAACTTTCCTTTGCAGAGAAGGTATTCTTTGCTAATAGTGGTGCTGAGGCAATAGAAGCTGGGCTTAAACTTGCAAGAAGATGGGCTTATGAAAATTTTGGAAAAGAAAAAAATCAATTTATAGCTCTTGAAAATTCCTTTCACGGAAGAACTTATGGAGCCTTATCTGTAACGGGTCAACCTAAGTATTGGGAAGGCTTTGAGCCTTTACTTCCTGGAATTATCTTTATTCCACCAAATGATAAAAAGGCATTATCTGCCTCCTTCAATGAAAAAGTCTGTGCTATTATTTTAGAGCCTATTCAAGGAGAAGGAGGGGTCTACCCTTTAGATAAAGAATTTGTAGAGCTTGCAAAGGAACTCTGTCAAAAATATAATGCCCTTCTTATCTTTGATGAAGTTCAGACAGGAATAGGAAGGACTGGCAAACTTTTTGCATATGAACATTTTGGGGTTGAACCAGATATTATGTGCCTTGCTAAAGCTCTTGCTAATGGCCTTCCTCTTTCAGCTATGCTTGCTAAGGAAAAAGTAATGAGTGCTTTTAAACCAGGAACTCATGCCTCAACCTTTGGAGGAAATCCCTTAGCTTGCGCAGTTGCTTTAAAAGTGCTTGAAATAGTAAGTAATCCCTCTTTTTTAAAAGAAGTTGATTTAAAAGGAAGAATTTTAAAAGAAAAATTAGAAAAAATTAGAAAAGAAAGACCTGACCTCATAAAAGAAGTGAGGGGATTGGGACTCCTTATAGGAATAGAATTTAACATTTCTGCTGAAAAAATATATCAAAAACTTCTTGAAAAAAAGATTTTAGTTACTCAACCTAAACCAAATGTTATAAGACTTTCTCCTCCTTTAATCATTACTTACAGGGAGATAGACTTTTTTATGGAAACTTTTAAAGAAATTATTACAGTTCTTTAATGAATTTTTGTTTAACCATATTTGATCTTAAAGAAAATCGCTATAGCATAAATGCACTCCTTTCTGCCTTGGAAAAAGAAATTCTTATTGAAGAAATACCCATTTATTTTTTTAAAAATAAATCAGCTCTTTTAAAAGGAGTTGAAGAACTTTTAGAAAAATTTGAAAAAATAATAATTGCCTTTTCTTTTTTTACAACCCAACTCTGGGATATAAATGATGTTATAAAAACTCTTCAAAAAACTTTTGCATCTAAAAGAAAAAAACTAATTTTAATTGCAGGAGGACCTCATCCTACAGGAGATATAAAGGGTGTTTTAAATTGGGGATTTGATTTTGTTTTTACTGGTGAAGCAGAAAAAAGTTTCTCAGAATTTATAAGAACTTTAAAATTTAGGGAAAATTTTTCACAAGTAAAAGGCTTAGCCTATTTAAATGAAAATAAAGAATTTATTTATACAGGTAAATCGGAAAAAATAAATTTAAATTCTTATCCACCCTTTTCTCTAAAACTAAACCGGTTAAATCCTATTGAAATTACAAGAGGCTGTCCTTTTGGATGCTATTTCTGTCAAACACCAAGAATTTTTGGAAAAAAAGTAAGACATAGGAGCATAGAAAATATATTAAAATATGTAGAACTTTTATTAGAAAGAGGCATTAAAGATTTTAGATTTATTACTCCTAATGCTTTTAGTTACGGATCTATTGATGGAAAAACTTTAAATTTAGAAGCTTTAGAAACTCTTTTAAAAGAACTTCATCAACTTGTTAACCCAATGGGAGGGAGAATATTTTTTGGCTCCTTTCCTTCTGAAGTAAGACCAGAACATGTTACTGAAGAGACTGTAAATCTTGTAAAGAAGTATGCAAATAACGATAATTTAGTTATAGGAGCTCAATCAGGAAGTGATAGAATCTTAAAACTTTGTAAAAGAGGACATACTGTAGAAGATATATATAGAGCTGTAAAATTAACTATTAAAGCTGGTCTTAAAGCTAAGGTTGATTTTATTTTCGGATTGCCTGAAGAGAAAAAAGAAGATATAAAAGAAACTATAAAAGTAATGGAAGATCTTGCCAAAATGGGAGCCATTATTCATGCCCATACCTTTATGCCCCTTCCTCAAACTCCCTTTGTTAAAAAAAAGCCAGGTAAAATTGATTTAGACCTTTTAAAGACTATAAATAAACTTCTTGGAAAAGGACTTCTTTTTGGAGATTGGAAAATTCAAGAAGAACTTGCAGAAAAAATTTATAGATATTTTCAAACAGGTAAAATTGAAGAATGTATTAAGAATAGCATTTAATCCTTTTCCTTTTCTAAGTTCTTAATTTCTTCTTCCACTCTTTCTAACTCTTTTCTCAATTCATCACGATATTTTTTAAGCATTTCTAAATATTCAGATTTTGAAATAAATGGTTCAAATCTCCAACAAAAGGGCGGAAGGAAAGGAAACCCAAAAGACCAAAAAAAACCAAATCCTTGTCCAAATCTACGTCTCCAAAACATATCGATTTTATTTTAATAGGTTTTTAAAAATTTTCAAATTTAAAAATAACTCTACGGATTGCCTAAAATTGTAAAAATAAACTCTATTGAAAAATTTTGTTAGATGAAATATAAAATTATTAAAAATAAAACAAATTCCCATTATGGAGGTGATAGGAATTGAAGGAACTTAGATTATTGGAAAAGATTTTTATTGTATGGGTAATGTCTTTTCCTTTACTTGTCATGCTTGCAATTTGGTTAAAAGGTTGGATAGGAGATCTTCTTTTTGGTATTTCTGTTGCAGGTCTTATTTTACCAATCTTTGCTAGGATTATGGGCTTAGAAAGGGAAGTATAAAATTTTTGCTCCTCCGGAAACTTACTGTAAAAATAAATTTTTTTCTTGCCTTAAATAAAAAGCCGATTTAAAATTTTTATTAAACCAATTTTAAGCAAGAGGTGAATCATGGGAAAAGGACCTTTTTATAGAATTCACCCTATTGTAGTCGGAACTAAGGTTTTTGATAAGGGGATGATGACCTATCAACATGACTACGGAAAAGAGTATGTCATTCCCATTTATTGTTGGCTGATAGAAGGTTCAGATAAAGTTATTCTTATTGATACAGGTCTTTTAGAGGTTATTCAATCTGAATTTAGAGAACAGGCTATTGGAGGGAAAATATATAAATTTGAAGAAGGACTTGCTAAATGGGGACTTTCTCCCAAGGACATAGATATTGTAATTCATACCCATCTTCATAACGATCACTGTGAAAACGATTTTAAATGTGTAAACGCAGTATTTTATGCCCATGAACTTGAGTTTCAATCTGCTTACAATCCTCATCCCTTAGATTTTAGATACAATGCTGAGTTTATAGAAGAAGTAGATCAGGCAGGGCAAATGATTCATATAAAAGATGAGATTTTTGAAGTTGTTCCAGGAATTACCATGGTCCATACTCCTGCCCATACCAAAGGAGGAATGAGTGTTCTTATTAATACAGAAAAGGGACTTGCAGGGATAACTGGATTTTGTGTAATTATGGAAAACTTTAATCCTCCAAACAAAATAAAAGCTATGGGAATGGAAGTTATTCCACCAGGAACAAACATAGACCCTTACTTAGCTTATGATCAGATGGTAAAATTTAGAGAAACAGTTAATATCTTAATACCTTTGCATGAACCAAGTTTTTCCTCAGTAGAAACTATTCCTTAAAACTAAAAACGATTCCTTTCCTAATCTTAGGGATGCCTCTATAGAAAAGTATCCGTCACCGCATCCTGCATCAAGAAAAACAATGCCTTGAGGAAGATTTAATAGGTCAAATACTTTTGATACTGAAATTATAGATCTACTTGATTTTCCTGCGTGATGATGTTTATGTTTTTTTGAATTCATTTTAAAATATTATATCATGGATTTAACTAAACTTGAAGAAATACAATTAGATTGTGCTAAAAGGGTTATAAAAATAGAGGTTTTAAAAGAAATTAAAACTGTAGGTGGAATTGATGTAACCTTTGAAAGTTCAAAAGAAAATCCAACTAAAGCATGGGCTTGCATAGTAATTATTAGTTTAGATACTCTAAAGCCTATTTATCAAAAAATCATAGAAGATATAGTAGATTTTCCTTATATTCCTACTTTTCTTGCTTTTAGAGAACTTCCTCTTATGAAAAGGGTTTATACTGAAGCAAAATCTAAGCCAGATGTTATTTTTATAGATGGGCAAGGGATTTCCCATCCAAGAGGTTGTGGGATTGCCTCCCATTTTGGGGTTGAGGTAGGTGCTGTAACTGTAGGGGTTGCCAAGAAAAAACTTTTAGGAAATTATGAACCCCCTAAGGAAACTCGCGGAAGTTATTCTTATTTAATTTATAATGGTGAAGTTATTGGGGTAGTGCTTCGAACAAAAGACAAAGTGAAGCCTCTTTTTGTATCCATAGGGCATAAAATAAGCTTAGAGAAAGCTATAGAGCTTGTTTTAAGAACCTCTATCTACCGTATCCCCGAACCCTTAAGACTCGCCCACAATCTTTTACAAAGGTTAAGAAAACAGGTTTTAGGTAAATAAAAAATGAGCAAGGTAATATTTGTTGAAGATAAAAAAAGATAAAGTAAGATTTATTTTAAAATTTTTGAAAATTGTAAAGGTAGGAGATGAAGGAAAAGGACTTGATTTTTGAGGATAAGTTATGGAAAGCTGCTGATAAGTTGCGAAAAAAAGTGGAGGTTCACGAATATAAGTATATAGTTTTAGGATTAATATTTTTAAG
The window above is part of the Thermodesulfobacterium geofontis OPF15 genome. Proteins encoded here:
- a CDS encoding DUF5320 domain-containing protein: MFWRRRFGQGFGFFWSFGFPFLPPFCWRFEPFISKSEYLEMLKKYRDELRKELERVEEEIKNLEKEKD
- a CDS encoding N-acyl homoserine lactonase family protein encodes the protein MGKGPFYRIHPIVVGTKVFDKGMMTYQHDYGKEYVIPIYCWLIEGSDKVILIDTGLLEVIQSEFREQAIGGKIYKFEEGLAKWGLSPKDIDIVIHTHLHNDHCENDFKCVNAVFYAHELEFQSAYNPHPLDFRYNAEFIEEVDQAGQMIHIKDEIFEVVPGITMVHTPAHTKGGMSVLINTEKGLAGITGFCVIMENFNPPNKIKAMGMEVIPPGTNIDPYLAYDQMVKFRETVNILIPLHEPSFSSVETIP
- a CDS encoding class I SAM-dependent methyltransferase, which encodes MNSKKHKHHHAGKSSRSIISVSKVFDLLNLPQGIVFLDAGCGDGYFSIEASLRLGKESFLVLRNSFY
- a CDS encoding endonuclease V, encoding MDLTKLEEIQLDCAKRVIKIEVLKEIKTVGGIDVTFESSKENPTKAWACIVIISLDTLKPIYQKIIEDIVDFPYIPTFLAFRELPLMKRVYTEAKSKPDVIFIDGQGISHPRGCGIASHFGVEVGAVTVGVAKKKLLGNYEPPKETRGSYSYLIYNGEVIGVVLRTKDKVKPLFVSIGHKISLEKAIELVLRTSIYRIPEPLRLAHNLLQRLRKQVLGK